The Musa acuminata AAA Group cultivar baxijiao chromosome BXJ2-5, Cavendish_Baxijiao_AAA, whole genome shotgun sequence genomic interval ATCCAAGTTGGTTCCAAGAAcagaatttggacacatcaacattcaagAATCTATGTTTCCACAAAAATAATAAAGCAATATGAAACATGTCCACCCATTATGGCAGTGGGAAACATCTCATTCTCATGCTTTATGTGGCTGGAGTCTGTGCTGCCAGTAGTATAACTTGTATCTgttatcaaaatcaatttatCAAGAACATATATTCATCAACAGAATGTTGGATTATATTAAAATAGATAAAGACCAAAATACTTGAGCAGAAAAAGATCACACTCAACTTTTCTCATATCTGTTGATTTTAATGTGTTAATTCTAAATATGGCAGCTTGAGTTCATTTCCCATTCCAAGATCACTGTGTTCTTCATGAGCAGAAGTAGTCTAATATCTTCTATGGAAAAGGCAATAATATATTATTCTAATCTTTTTTTATCTGTTTAGTTTTTATTGGACTACAAGAGATTGAAGTATAAACTGAATCTTGCGTCCATATGCCACTTTTGttagaaaagaagagaaaaaaaattgaaagaaaaaactCATAACATCAATAACCAAATAATATATATCAGACAATCTATCTACGTAAAATTCAACATGATTTGATAACTTTCGTTTAtacaataaattaattttttttatcatacgagatgaattataatcataaattcaaacatgatttttcttgtataTCCtctcataaattttaaaaaattatttattttttttatttttttagaaatccAAGAGTTCATACCCTGTAAATACCAAAAatgagaaatatttaaaatatattatcaaaaaattttataatttttcatgTTAGGATTCTtcccaaaaaaattaaattaaaatttatttgttATTCAacgtaatatttaaaataaaaatgaaattaaaaatagGATGAAGTTCCACGTCAGTATTTTTTTGAATAGACTCGATGCGGGATACGTGTTACGCAGGCGTGGGTCCCACGTGTCAGGTTCAGCCACATCAGCCCTGGGGCGATTCGGTCATCTGGCGGTGCTTCCGGGGGAGTAAAACCCGTGAAGTGAAACCCCTGCCTACAAATCTTTACCGATTCGTTGCGGCCATTTGGTTCCCACTGCGCCTATTATATTACTTGATGGGTGGAAGCCGCGGCTCTCCTCCCATCTCCTGTCCTTACTAGAAGACCAAAGGGAggcgagagagagacagagagagagagagagagagagagagagaggcagcgagAGATCATGAGGCAGAGGAAGAAGTCCCGGTGGGCTGCCGACCTGTCCCTGtccctccccccctccccctccgcaTCGGCATcccgctcctcctcctcatcctcatcgACATCATCATCCGCCGGCCACCAGGGGGGCGATGATCGGTTCACCGAGCTCCCCGACATCATCCGCCTCCACATCCTGTCCCTCCTCCCCCTCAAGTACGCCATCCGCACCGATGCCCTCTCGTCCCGGTGGCGCGGCCTGTGGCGCCTCCGCTGGCCCCCTCCCGCCGCCCTCGAATTCTCCCCGCCCACCGACCTAGGCGACGCCGCCGGCGATGAATTCGTCGCTGGCGTCGACCGATGCCTCTCCGCTCGCGGCCGCGGCCGCCGGATCGATTCCCTCTCCTTGGCCCTCCCCCCGAGCCGCCGCTACGACTTCGACATTAAGCGCTGGCTCGAGTACGCCGCCTCGTGCGGCGTCGAGGACCTCCGCCTCGTCGTATCGCATCCGTCGCCTGCTGCCACCTCCGCGCGCCCTGGGCGGCGCGCCCGGAGGCATGACCGCGCCGCGGTCCCCTCcgccttcttcttctccatctgTGAGTGCTCTAATCTGGCCCGGATGACACTCTCGGGGCTCCACCTCTCGAGTCCTAGCTCTAACATCAAGCAGCTCTCCTCCCTCGAGGTCCTCAGCCTCCACGCGGCGCATGTCACTGACGCCGCCCTGAGGCGGATTGTCGCCGCCTGCCCTTTCCTACGGTCGCTCGATCTCTCTCTCTGCCGTAAGCTCCGGCGGATTGTGATCTCGGCTGCCAGCAGTCGGCTCACCAGCCTTACCATCATCGACTGTGTAAGAGCGTTGGAGGTCACGATCTCAGCTACGAGCCTGCGGCGCTTCCGATTCAGTGGAAATTACCTCACAACCTACTCGTTCGATAGCCCCAACAGACTGGAGGATGTGTACATTAGCTCGGGCAGCCCTGTGTCAAGCCGTCCTTGGAGCAATTGGGTGAAGGCACTCACCGAGCTCTCCAACGTCAAGGTCTTGACCCTTTGCAATCTTTCACTTCAGGTAACAGTTTCCCTTCTCTTGGCAAATCAGCATTTATTTCAATTTATAGCTTCATTTTTGTAGTAAAATTTGAATCTTTGTCCCTTTTTTTCTAGTACGTCATGGCTGAAGGTACAAAAGCAATTGGGGAATTCAGGAACTTTAGAAACTTGAGAGAGTTGCAACTGCTAATGGGTATGATGACCGATGACAATCTAATGGACGTATTTGGCTTCTTTAGGCTATGTGAATGCCCAAGATTGGAGAAACTGTTCATAGAGGTTGGTTATCAATTTGAGCTGGAATAATGGGATAAACTTCTTTCTTTAATTTCCTAATTCATCGATATAATTCTTACAGCTTCCAACCAACATGCGTGATCCTTTCATTGAGAAATATTTGGTGGTATCAGAGGAGGTGCCTCCGGATGTTGATTTTGAGTACCTTAAGATAATAAAGCTCAATAGCTTCAAGGGTCACAGCAATGAGATGCGGTTGGTGAGATTTTTACTGGAGAAGGCTGGTTCTCTAGAGTCTTTAGTGGTGGTTGCTCCCAATGAGCTTATGGGAGAGGaatacaataaaaatataatggaTGGTTGTCCTAGTTTTCTGCACTTCTTCCAATTGCAGTTGTCAAGATTTACAAAGGCATCCGGTAGTGCACAGATAACTTTGAGTGAGCATGATGATCACAAGTTTCGCCCTACTCACTGGGAAGTCTATTCTAAAGTCTAACTCACCACAAGGAGAGTTATAATAGGTTGGTTCTGGAAATTGCTTGGTTAGTTTATCTAAATACACTGATTATACTTACTCAAGCAATACATTGTCATAGTTCTGAAATTAATGATAGTGAAATTATCCAATGCCCTGTTTAGTTGTCCTCAAAGTTGAAGTTAATATTGTTCGCAATATATAGTTATATTGTAACACTTTTTGGATTGGTTTTTTGCAAACTCCACACCATAGATCTTGGATGTATTATGGGGATGACAAAAGCATTATTGCACATATTTTTCTGTATAATTAAATTGCTAACTGATGTT includes:
- the LOC103986347 gene encoding F-box/LRR-repeat protein At3g26922; its protein translation is MRQRKKSRWAADLSLSLPPSPSASASRSSSSSSSTSSSAGHQGGDDRFTELPDIIRLHILSLLPLKYAIRTDALSSRWRGLWRLRWPPPAALEFSPPTDLGDAAGDEFVAGVDRCLSARGRGRRIDSLSLALPPSRRYDFDIKRWLEYAASCGVEDLRLVVSHPSPAATSARPGRRARRHDRAAVPSAFFFSICECSNLARMTLSGLHLSSPSSNIKQLSSLEVLSLHAAHVTDAALRRIVAACPFLRSLDLSLCRKLRRIVISAASSRLTSLTIIDCVRALEVTISATSLRRFRFSGNYLTTYSFDSPNRLEDVYISSGSPVSSRPWSNWVKALTELSNVKVLTLCNLSLQYVMAEGTKAIGEFRNFRNLRELQLLMGMMTDDNLMDVFGFFRLCECPRLEKLFIELPTNMRDPFIEKYLVVSEEVPPDVDFEYLKIIKLNSFKGHSNEMRLVRFLLEKAGSLESLVVVAPNELMGEEYNKNIMDGCPSFLHFFQLQLSRFTKASGSAQITLSEHDDHKFRPTHWEVYSKV